A region from the Silene latifolia isolate original U9 population chromosome 7, ASM4854445v1, whole genome shotgun sequence genome encodes:
- the LOC141590733 gene encoding G-type lectin S-receptor-like serine/threonine-protein kinase At1g11330 codes for MGKIGLINANARALLESIPPKQFRILKYLLLFSGNIKKLEIIVTVIAISGTAILVAIVGFLCRRKGRQAKRNNTSLDILEGNPSLAKFEELPFFKYEKLSAATNNFQESNKLGQGGFGPVYKGTLEDGQEVAIKRLSGTSRQGAEEFMNEVLVISKLQHRNLVKLLGCCVEDLERMLIYDYMPNKSLDAFLFDPQKKGILDWKKRYNIIEGICRGLVYLHRDSRLKIIHRDLKSANILLDENLNPKISDFGMARIFGGTQIEADTTRVVGTYGYMPPEYAIEGRFSEKSDVFSFGVLLLEIITGKKTRWFDESSLSLLGYVWKQWNEDNEISLIDPIIAYQGFEPEISKCIHVGLLCVQEYAQDRPDISDVIAKLSASSTGNFQKPKQPGFTRFMRDTSTSTQSHPTSCSNDLSITNISGR; via the exons ACAATTTCGGATTCTCAAATATCTCCTTTTGTTTTCAGGTAATATAAAAAAACTGGAAATAATTGTTACAGTAATAGCAATTTCAGGGACAGCCATACTAGTTGCCATCGTGGGCTTCTTGTGTAGAAGAAAGGGTAGACAAG CAAAACGGAACAATACATCGTTGGATATCTTAGAGGGGAATCCAAGCCTTGCTAAATTTGAAGAGCTACCATTCTTCAAGTATGAAAAACTTTCTGCTGCGACAAACAACTTCCAAGAAAGTAATAAACTTGGGCAAGGAGGATTCGGTCCCGTGTACAAG GGTACACTGGAAGATGGACAGGAAGTAGCTATAAAAAGATTATCAGGAACCTCTCGACAAGGGGCAGAAGAGTTCATGAATGAGGTGTTGGTTATTTCCAAGCTTCAGCATCGAAATCTCGTCAAACTATTGGGTTGCTGTGTGGAAGACCTTGAAAGAATGCTCATTTATGACTACATGCCAAACAAAAGTTTGGATGCATTTCTTTTTG ATCCTCAGAAAAAGGGAATCCTTGATTGGAAGAAGCGTTACAATATAATAGAAGGGATATGTCGAGGCCTTGTCTATCTTCATCGGGATTCCCGTCTCAAGATCATTCATAGAGATCTCAAGTCTGCAAACATTTTGCTTGATGAGAACCTCAACCCAAAAATTTCAGATTTTGGCATGGCACGGATTTTCGGAGGCACCCAAATTGAGGCTGATACCACAAGAGTAGTAGGAACATA TGGCTACATGCCTCCTGAGTATGCGATTGAAGGGCGTTTCTCTGAAAAATCAGATGTATTTAGCTTTGGAGTCTTGCTGTTGGAGATAATAACTGGTAAAAAGACTAGATGGTTTGACGAGTCGTCATTGAGCCTTCTAGGATAT GTATGGAAACAATGGAATGAGGACAACGAGATCTCCTTGATTGATCCGATAATAGCTTACCAAGGTTTCGAACCAGAGATCTCAAAATGCATACATGTGGGTCTTCTTTGTGTTCAGGAATATGCTCAAGATAGACCAGACATATCTGATGTTATTGCAAAGCTTAGTGCATCAAGTACCGGAAACTTTCAAAAGCCCAAGCAACCGGGTTTCACTCGATTTATGCGTGATACGAGTACTAGTACGC